In uncultured Cohaesibacter sp., a genomic segment contains:
- a CDS encoding TRAP transporter small permease, with the protein MMATEPGVSCQGREGPVPFLRFFDLLIEGLAGSGKVIAFICLTFMFIALLVNVVLRYAFGAGIAWAYEIHALLLPWLVAGGIVVASARGGHIAIRLLPEMLDERPKRLLLIIIQLVLIIVALGILYSSPPILRAAQYQSLSTLGIKQFWGYLGLIYAFACMAIIALCEIVRLIGGVKISTPPPDTQSLS; encoded by the coding sequence ATGATGGCCACAGAACCTGGCGTATCCTGCCAGGGGAGGGAGGGGCCCGTTCCCTTCCTCCGTTTCTTCGATCTGCTGATCGAGGGACTTGCAGGAAGCGGGAAGGTCATCGCATTCATCTGTCTGACCTTCATGTTTATTGCGCTACTCGTCAATGTCGTCCTTCGCTATGCCTTTGGGGCAGGGATAGCCTGGGCCTATGAAATTCACGCCCTGCTGCTGCCCTGGCTCGTTGCAGGGGGTATCGTTGTTGCCTCGGCCAGAGGTGGTCATATCGCGATTCGTCTGTTGCCTGAAATGCTGGATGAACGGCCCAAGCGTCTTCTTCTCATCATCATCCAGCTTGTCCTGATCATCGTTGCTCTGGGAATTCTCTATTCGAGCCCACCCATTCTGCGGGCCGCGCAATATCAGTCGCTCTCCACGCTGGGTATCAAGCAATTCTGGGGCTATCTGGGCCTGATCTATGCTTTTGCCTGCATGGCCATCATCGCATTGTGCGAGATCGTCCGCCTGATCGGGGGGGTGAAAATTTCCACTCCGCCACCGGACACACAAAGTCTAAGCTGA